The following proteins are co-located in the Microbacterium sp. SORGH_AS_0888 genome:
- the epsC gene encoding serine O-acetyltransferase EpsC, whose product MSAVSRLREDISAAKLRDPAARGGMEIALLYSGLHAIWAYRLWHVLWQRRMRFLARAGSQLTRWLTGIEIHPGATIGRRFFIDHGMGVVIGETAEIGDDVMLYHGVTLGGRTRDSGKRHPTLGDGVVVGAGAKVLGPVVIGAGSAVGANAVVTRDAPEDSVLVGIPAKARARRLGEDTRALLMAPEYSI is encoded by the coding sequence ATGAGCGCCGTCTCACGTCTGCGCGAGGACATCTCCGCCGCGAAGCTCCGCGACCCCGCCGCGCGCGGAGGCATGGAGATCGCGCTTCTGTACTCGGGCCTGCACGCCATCTGGGCCTATCGGCTGTGGCACGTGCTGTGGCAGCGCCGGATGCGGTTCCTCGCGCGCGCGGGATCGCAGCTGACGCGCTGGCTCACGGGCATCGAGATCCACCCGGGCGCCACGATCGGCCGGCGCTTCTTCATCGACCACGGCATGGGCGTCGTGATCGGCGAGACGGCGGAGATCGGCGACGACGTCATGCTGTACCACGGCGTCACGCTCGGGGGACGGACCCGCGACAGCGGGAAGCGGCATCCCACGCTCGGCGACGGCGTCGTCGTCGGGGCGGGCGCGAAGGTGCTCGGGCCCGTCGTGATCGGCGCGGGCTCGGCCGTGGGCGCCAACGCCGTCGTGACGCGCGACGCCCCGGAGGACAGCGTGCTCGTCGGGATCCCCGCCAAGGCGCGGGCGCGTCGGCTCGGCGAGGACACGCGGGCGCTGCTGATGGCTCCCGAGTACAGCATCTGA
- the cysK gene encoding cysteine synthase A: protein MPGIHPDITSAFGDTPLVRLNNVTEGIDAQVLAKLEFYNPASSVKDRLGIAIVDAAEASGELQPGGTIVESTSGNTGIALAMVGAARGYRVILTMPASMSKERRILLKAFGAELVLTDPTKGMTLAVDEAKRIVAETPGAVWARQFENEANPAIHRRTTAEEILRDTDGKVDYFIAGIGTGGTITGVGEVLKERVPGVKIVAVEPADSPLLTKGHPGPHKIQGIGPNFVPEVLNRDIIDEVVDVEFDDAIRVARETAARDGILVGMSSGAAIWAALQIGARPEAAGKNIVVIIPSAGERYLSTALYEDLREN from the coding sequence ATGCCCGGCATCCATCCCGACATCACGTCCGCCTTCGGCGACACCCCGCTCGTCCGGCTCAACAACGTCACGGAGGGCATCGACGCCCAGGTCCTGGCCAAGCTCGAGTTCTACAACCCCGCGTCCTCGGTCAAGGACCGCCTCGGCATCGCCATCGTCGACGCGGCCGAGGCATCGGGCGAGCTGCAGCCCGGCGGCACGATCGTCGAGTCGACCAGCGGCAACACCGGCATCGCGCTGGCGATGGTCGGGGCCGCACGCGGCTACCGGGTGATCCTCACGATGCCGGCGTCGATGTCCAAGGAGCGCCGCATCCTCCTCAAGGCCTTCGGCGCGGAGCTGGTGCTGACCGACCCCACCAAGGGCATGACGCTCGCGGTCGACGAGGCCAAGCGCATCGTCGCGGAGACCCCCGGCGCCGTCTGGGCCCGCCAGTTCGAGAACGAGGCGAACCCGGCGATCCACCGGCGCACGACCGCGGAGGAGATCCTCCGCGACACCGACGGCAAGGTCGACTACTTCATCGCCGGAATCGGCACGGGCGGCACGATCACGGGCGTCGGCGAGGTCCTGAAGGAGCGCGTGCCGGGCGTGAAGATCGTGGCGGTCGAGCCCGCCGACTCCCCGCTGCTCACCAAGGGACACCCCGGTCCGCACAAGATCCAGGGCATCGGGCCGAACTTCGTCCCCGAGGTCCTCAACCGCGACATCATCGACGAGGTCGTCGACGTCGAGTTCGACGACGCCATCCGCGTCGCCCGCGAGACCGCCGCGCGCGACGGGATCCTGGTCGGCATGTCCAGCGGCGCCGCGATCTGGGCGGCCCTGCAGATCGGCGCCCGCCCGGAGGCGGCCGGCAAGAACATCGTCGTCATCATCCCCTCGGCCGGCGAGCGGTACCTCTCCACGGCCCTCTATGAGGACCTCCGCGAGAACTGA
- the prmC gene encoding peptide chain release factor N(5)-glutamine methyltransferase, with protein sequence MTPAIGWCLVPDPAETAPEAAAVPLRALVADAVAVLARAGVPDPQVDAELLLAHVRGTSRGEVQAAAVRGDAAEGGVPAAFAALVERRAAREPLQHLTGRAPFRHLELRVGPGVFVPRPETEMVAQLAIDALTAAASPSPIAVDLGTGSGAIALALATEVPHARVHAAENSVDAFIWARENFDAVGPPQARLAFVDLADAFGELDGQVSVVVSNPPYVPDAAIPRDPEVRRYDPPRALYGGEDGLDVVRVLSRVGMRLLHPGGMLVIEHAEVQGDAVRELLAADGWRAAATHRDLTLRDRATTALRP encoded by the coding sequence ATGACGCCGGCGATAGGGTGGTGTCTCGTGCCCGATCCCGCCGAGACCGCCCCCGAGGCGGCCGCCGTCCCCCTGCGAGCGCTCGTGGCGGATGCCGTGGCCGTCCTGGCGCGCGCCGGGGTGCCCGATCCGCAGGTCGACGCCGAGCTCCTGCTCGCCCACGTCCGCGGCACGTCGCGGGGCGAGGTGCAGGCCGCGGCCGTGCGCGGGGACGCGGCCGAGGGGGGCGTCCCCGCCGCGTTCGCGGCGCTGGTGGAGCGGCGCGCGGCGCGTGAGCCGCTCCAGCACCTGACCGGTCGCGCTCCCTTCCGCCACTTGGAGCTGCGCGTCGGACCCGGGGTCTTCGTCCCGCGGCCCGAGACCGAGATGGTCGCCCAGCTCGCGATCGACGCGCTCACCGCCGCGGCGTCGCCGTCGCCGATCGCGGTCGACCTCGGCACGGGATCCGGTGCGATCGCCCTCGCCCTCGCGACCGAGGTGCCCCATGCGCGGGTGCACGCCGCGGAGAACTCGGTGGACGCCTTCATCTGGGCACGGGAGAACTTCGACGCGGTGGGCCCGCCCCAGGCGCGACTCGCGTTCGTGGACCTCGCGGACGCGTTCGGCGAGCTGGACGGACAGGTCTCGGTGGTCGTGTCCAACCCGCCCTATGTGCCGGATGCGGCGATCCCGCGGGATCCGGAGGTCCGCCGCTACGACCCGCCTCGAGCCCTCTACGGCGGCGAGGACGGGCTGGATGTCGTCCGCGTCCTCAGCCGTGTCGGGATGCGTCTGCTGCACCCCGGCGGGATGCTCGTGATCGAGCACGCCGAGGTGCAGGGCGACGCCGTGCGGGAGCTGCTCGCCGCGGACGGCTGGCGCGCCGCCGCGACGCATCGCGACCTCACGCTCCGCGATCGTGCGACCACGGCGTTGCGGCCCTGA